One Amorphoplanes digitatis genomic window carries:
- a CDS encoding SigE family RNA polymerase sigma factor → MTETVIPSRPADDTGTGGGVRRRGKAARDAEFTAFVESAATRLRRSAYLMCRDWHLAQDLTQHTLAKMYASWARIRTATNLEAYSRRVLMNLVLDRQRRRSGSEIVLAELPDRPDGAAAGTPELRLALVDALARLTVEDRAVLVLRHAEDHSVDTVAAILGVSASVVKMRNARALARLRTLLGDEFADR, encoded by the coding sequence GTGACCGAGACCGTGATCCCGAGCCGGCCCGCGGACGACACCGGTACCGGCGGCGGCGTCCGCCGCCGGGGAAAGGCGGCCCGGGACGCGGAGTTCACCGCGTTCGTGGAGTCCGCCGCTACCCGGCTGCGACGCAGCGCGTACCTGATGTGCCGGGACTGGCATCTCGCCCAGGACCTGACCCAGCACACCCTGGCCAAGATGTACGCGTCCTGGGCCCGGATCCGTACCGCAACGAACCTGGAGGCGTACAGCAGGCGGGTGCTGATGAATCTCGTCCTGGACCGGCAGCGGCGGCGCAGCGGATCCGAGATCGTGCTGGCCGAGCTGCCGGACCGGCCGGACGGCGCCGCGGCGGGTACCCCGGAGCTGCGCCTCGCCCTGGTGGACGCGCTGGCCCGGCTCACCGTCGAGGACCGGGCCGTCCTGGTGCTGCGTCACGCCGAGGACCACAGTGTCGACACCGTCGCCGCGATCCTCGGAGTCTCGGCATCGGTGGTCAAGATGCGCAACGCCCGCGCGCTGGCCCGCCTGCGCACCCTCCTCGGCGACGAGTTCGCCGACCGCTGA
- a CDS encoding permease-like cell division protein FtsX, translating to MEADMREQFDRAVGDDPGIDLGELAHAAIAEGGRIRRRRRQTAAAGVAAGVVIVLGVVAGLNLPFRAPGSQGPPVTPGAAMMPVAAPSCSKPVERDATDVGIFLGAGTTEGQRSAVASSLGNDGRVAAMHYESRAEAFERFKKLWADDPDFVASVSADQLPPSFRVRLADAAQYAAFRAQYAAMDGVDQIVGRTCPASAPIGGIL from the coding sequence GTGGAAGCGGACATGCGGGAGCAGTTCGACCGGGCGGTCGGCGACGATCCCGGCATCGACCTGGGCGAGCTGGCACACGCCGCCATCGCCGAGGGCGGCCGGATCCGCCGCCGCCGCAGGCAGACGGCCGCGGCGGGCGTCGCGGCCGGTGTGGTGATCGTGCTCGGCGTCGTGGCCGGCCTGAATCTGCCGTTCCGGGCGCCGGGGTCGCAGGGCCCGCCGGTGACGCCCGGTGCCGCGATGATGCCGGTCGCGGCGCCGTCGTGCTCGAAGCCGGTGGAGCGCGACGCCACCGACGTGGGCATCTTCCTGGGCGCCGGCACGACCGAGGGGCAGCGGTCGGCGGTGGCGTCGTCGCTGGGCAACGACGGGCGGGTGGCCGCGATGCACTACGAGAGCCGGGCGGAGGCCTTTGAGCGGTTCAAGAAGCTGTGGGCGGACGATCCCGACTTCGTCGCCTCGGTCAGCGCGGACCAGCTACCCCCGTCGTTCCGCGTGCGCCTGGCGGACGCCGCGCAGTACGCGGCGTTCCGCGCGCAGTACGCGGCGATGGACGGCGTCGACCAGATCGTCGGCCGTACCTGCCCGGCGAGCGCACCGATCGGCGGGATCCTGTGA
- a CDS encoding SpvB/TcaC N-terminal domain-containing protein yields the protein MLPATPAAGPPPDPAGGAAAEAAPPGPPAPQRQPPAAGLPAAPELPSVSLPTGGGAIRGIGEKFGVDAVTGTASFTIPLPLTPGRDGFGPRLDLSYDSGSGNGPFGLGWGLNLPAIVRKTDKGLPRYDDAHESDVFVLSAAEDLVPAGPPHRVDGYEVRRYRPRIEATFARVERWTRIGDPADVHWRTLSPENVLTSYGADPGSRITDPADERNIFGWLVCETRDTAGNVARYEYAAEDDHRSTAQRYLKRIRYGNATPWLDADGERPRFPGDAAVRDTRWHFTAVFDYGDHDEKHPRIEPDRPWGTRDDPFSAYRSGFEIRTARLCRRVLMFHSFPDEPSVGADTLVGAAELSYSPRTDPTTVDRPVYAELVAVTQARFRRDGAGYRRRALPPVEMTYSAATVRNRVHTVAADQLGSLPQGLDGRTFRWLDLNGEGIPGAFSEQGGGWYFLPNLSAGTDGEVRFGPLKAVPARPNHTLRTPAQLMDLGGDGRLDLAVLGGPDAGVYQHDEDDGWRPFRPFRHRLTVDPDDPNLRLVDLDGDGLPDVLITEGDSLVWHRGLGLDGFGPAFRIPVPGDERRGPRVVFADATENVQLADMTGDGLSDIVRIRNGDVAYWPNLGYGRFGRRITMRNVPRFDTDGQFSAAKVRLGDLDGSGTTDVVYLHGTGPRLYFNQSGNALSAPHRLDGFPLTDNLAGVELLDLLGNGTACLVWSSPLPGDARRQLRYLDLMGAKPHLLTSMANNLGAETRVHYRSSTSYYLADKAAGRPWITRSPFPVHVVARTEVFDHVNRHRFTSRYAYHHQYFDAVEREPRGFGLVEQWDTEDSTVPSDGTHVPPVYTKSWFHTGVYLGREHVSDYFAGLLGPKDRGEYYREPAWADDDAEARRRLLPDTVLPEGLTFDEEREACRALKGSLLRQEVYGLDGTPAERHPYTVLEQNFTIRTLQRRGANRHAVFLAHPRERLTYTYERDPEDPRVDHSLILAVDDAGHVLDEVTIAYGRRTPDPALPTDEDRAAQGRTLVTSAHNTMTAFVDTADHFRIPLPADVRAYEITGARPRDGLRFAFEEWTDGGPGRRRLIDHSRVLYRPDDLGAAAGDATAMLPLGALEPRAVAGCTFRLCFDETLLRHTFRRDTDLLDDLDAVLREGGYRSGSELAAAGAFPAGDPPGQWWLPGDLTFLSPAGQDGAADELAFARRHFFLPRRARDPFQDGVTSRDREAIYDGYDLVVVETVDQLGNRTTAGRRDAAGSGVDYRIMRALYVTDPNGNRAQAAVDTLGMLVATASMGKEDEELGDSLAGFDDDALDDRGPDGPPEQTAPALIRKAGRRYCYDVFAYHRTRDDPAPQPPSVRSIVRETHESDLAPGRRSGLQNAFSYCDGFGHDVQSKVEADPDPAQPDRPRWISTGWRVLNNKGNPVRVYEPFFTFDHGFEYGATRGVSTIKFYDPAQRVVATLSPDHTYEKVTFGAWHRTDWDRNDTVLQDPRTDPDVGGVMAGHFATTGPDWRTWHAQRIGGALGPRERAAAEQSEAHARTPSTTHLDPLQRAFLTRAHNGFRPAPVLLDTRCEYDIEGNPMAVRDSMTALSPLGRVVTRSVFDLIGRELRRDAMDSGTRWTLCDVDDKPLRQWDSRGHRTRPVYDALRRLVRIAVRGADPDDRGREVVTERTVYGESAPDAERHNGRTRVHLHLDQSGAALFTDYDFKGNPVRSVRRVAEQFRTVVDWSLDGAADADLLAAAEPALLPGEYLASSEFDALNRVRTLTNPAEDGFGVSVTRYRYNRSNLLLGLDLRIEGGTGWTPLIRHTVFDAKGRRRRLERGNGVVTTFDYDPLTFRMTGLVTTRERGRRDLQRLAYTYDPVGNITAIADEAHRPVFFRNQRVDASSGYIYDPLYRLIRATGREQLSRLGARPRTAGPRLPGVALPDDQRAVARYTEEYEYDDVGNVTRLRHRGHDPRHRGWSRTFAYEQHGNRLDTTTLSTGGSTPEHYGYDRHGNLTRMPHLEAIGWNHLDQLRTSRRQRSADGRAERTYYVYDSSGARTRKVTERAGGGVRTDRIYLAGLEVVRRHAGAHSGLIRNTLAVGDGKNTIARVTARNDVDDDTPRRQIRHQIPDHLGSVAVEADGDGRLLSFEEYTPYGSTAYRAARSEADARKRDRFIGRERDNETGLYCVGARYYAPWLARWASADPAGLRDSTNLYTYAGCDPVNQVDRNGAWKVNWTQVGIGFAIAAGTVAIGAAIVMTGGAAAAPLLAGAAAFTGVSEGAIVTGLVLTGTAIGTANVIKTSGELTTGKNYKGEQLSDDELSRKLGALPVDVIATALGVKGLSLGGGGGGAAASGIADIGEGGVAALRNFSAPSFSLPSIVANTKAIMPALSAAAIPVAMAMVGNGGGGGGGGEPPPESKPPPEKTSSQQPPPEAGATQSSSPNATATTSGPVSSTPPKVTVTNPGGANGATVGSSTTKSYRDTFFKIFPWLKGKIRVHHAVERQVEKLFPGRFTTSEINSAENLRGIPNEINNTVHLSQIRKIWNKFYQAFPNATREQILAEAQRVDDMFGACFTPPIRPPVSTNPTPTPASSGP from the coding sequence ATGCTGCCAGCCACGCCCGCCGCCGGGCCACCGCCGGACCCGGCCGGCGGCGCGGCCGCCGAGGCCGCACCGCCGGGTCCGCCTGCGCCGCAGCGGCAGCCGCCGGCCGCCGGCCTGCCCGCGGCGCCGGAGCTGCCGAGCGTCTCCCTGCCCACCGGCGGCGGCGCGATCCGCGGCATCGGCGAGAAGTTCGGCGTCGACGCCGTGACCGGCACGGCCTCGTTCACGATCCCGCTGCCGCTCACCCCGGGACGCGACGGCTTCGGGCCGCGGCTGGACCTGTCGTACGACTCCGGGTCGGGCAACGGGCCGTTCGGCCTCGGCTGGGGCCTCAACCTGCCGGCGATCGTCCGCAAGACCGACAAGGGTCTGCCCCGCTACGACGACGCGCACGAGTCCGACGTGTTCGTGCTCTCCGCGGCCGAGGACCTGGTACCGGCCGGGCCGCCGCACCGGGTCGACGGGTACGAGGTGCGCCGCTACCGCCCGCGGATCGAGGCGACGTTCGCCCGCGTCGAGCGGTGGACCCGGATCGGCGACCCGGCCGACGTGCACTGGCGGACCCTGTCCCCCGAGAACGTGCTCACCAGCTACGGCGCCGATCCCGGTTCCCGGATCACCGACCCGGCCGACGAGCGGAACATCTTCGGCTGGCTGGTCTGCGAGACCCGCGACACCGCCGGCAACGTCGCCCGGTACGAGTACGCCGCCGAGGACGACCACCGCAGCACCGCGCAGCGCTACCTCAAGCGGATCCGGTACGGCAACGCGACGCCGTGGCTGGACGCCGACGGCGAGCGGCCGCGCTTCCCCGGCGACGCGGCGGTACGGGACACGCGATGGCACTTCACCGCGGTCTTCGACTACGGCGACCACGACGAGAAGCACCCGCGGATCGAGCCGGACCGGCCCTGGGGCACCCGGGACGACCCGTTCTCGGCGTACCGGTCCGGATTCGAGATCCGGACCGCCCGGCTGTGCCGCCGGGTGCTGATGTTCCACTCCTTTCCGGACGAGCCCTCGGTCGGCGCGGACACCCTTGTCGGCGCGGCCGAGCTGAGCTACTCGCCGCGCACCGACCCGACCACGGTGGACCGGCCGGTCTACGCCGAGCTGGTCGCCGTCACCCAGGCCAGGTTCCGCCGGGACGGCGCCGGCTACCGGCGGCGCGCGCTGCCGCCGGTGGAGATGACGTACTCCGCGGCGACGGTGCGGAACCGGGTGCACACCGTCGCCGCGGACCAGCTCGGATCGCTGCCGCAGGGCCTGGACGGCCGGACGTTCCGCTGGCTTGACCTCAACGGCGAGGGGATACCGGGCGCCTTCAGCGAGCAGGGCGGCGGCTGGTACTTCCTGCCGAACCTCAGCGCCGGCACGGACGGCGAGGTGCGCTTCGGGCCGCTGAAGGCGGTGCCGGCCCGGCCGAACCACACCCTGCGCACCCCCGCGCAGCTGATGGACCTGGGCGGCGACGGCCGGCTGGACCTCGCCGTGCTCGGCGGCCCGGACGCCGGCGTCTACCAGCACGACGAGGACGACGGCTGGCGGCCGTTCCGCCCGTTCCGCCACCGGCTCACCGTCGACCCGGACGATCCGAACCTGCGCCTGGTGGATCTCGACGGCGACGGCCTGCCGGACGTGCTCATCACCGAGGGCGACTCCCTCGTCTGGCACCGGGGGCTGGGCCTGGACGGATTCGGTCCGGCGTTCCGGATACCGGTGCCCGGCGACGAACGCCGCGGGCCCCGGGTGGTGTTCGCCGACGCCACCGAGAACGTCCAGCTCGCGGACATGACCGGCGACGGCCTCTCGGACATCGTCCGGATCCGCAACGGCGACGTCGCGTACTGGCCGAACCTGGGCTACGGCCGGTTCGGGCGGCGGATCACGATGCGCAACGTGCCGCGCTTCGACACCGACGGCCAGTTCTCGGCGGCCAAGGTGCGCCTCGGCGACCTCGACGGCTCCGGCACCACCGACGTCGTCTACCTGCACGGCACCGGTCCCCGGCTGTACTTCAACCAGTCCGGCAACGCGCTGAGCGCGCCGCACCGCCTGGACGGCTTCCCGCTGACCGACAACCTGGCCGGCGTCGAGCTGCTCGACCTGCTCGGCAACGGGACCGCCTGCCTGGTCTGGTCGTCGCCGCTGCCGGGCGACGCGCGCCGGCAGCTGCGCTACCTCGACCTGATGGGCGCCAAGCCGCACCTGCTGACCAGCATGGCGAACAACCTCGGCGCCGAGACCCGGGTGCACTACCGGTCGTCGACCTCCTACTACCTCGCCGACAAGGCGGCCGGCCGGCCGTGGATCACCCGGTCGCCGTTCCCCGTGCACGTGGTGGCCCGGACCGAGGTCTTCGACCACGTCAACCGGCACCGGTTCACCTCCCGCTACGCCTACCACCATCAGTACTTCGACGCCGTCGAGCGGGAGCCGCGCGGCTTCGGGCTGGTCGAGCAGTGGGACACCGAGGACTCCACGGTGCCGTCCGACGGCACCCACGTGCCGCCCGTCTACACCAAGTCCTGGTTCCACACCGGCGTCTACCTGGGACGCGAACACGTCAGCGACTACTTCGCCGGCCTGCTCGGGCCGAAGGACCGCGGCGAGTACTACCGGGAGCCCGCCTGGGCAGACGACGACGCCGAGGCACGCCGGCGGTTGCTACCGGACACCGTCCTGCCCGAGGGCCTCACCTTCGACGAGGAACGCGAGGCCTGCCGGGCGCTCAAGGGCTCGCTGCTGCGCCAGGAGGTGTACGGCCTCGACGGCACCCCGGCCGAGCGGCACCCGTACACCGTCCTCGAGCAGAACTTCACCATCCGGACGCTGCAACGGCGCGGCGCGAACCGGCACGCCGTCTTCCTCGCCCATCCCCGGGAACGCCTGACCTACACCTACGAGCGCGACCCGGAGGATCCCCGGGTCGACCACTCGCTGATCCTGGCCGTCGACGACGCCGGGCACGTGCTGGACGAGGTGACCATCGCGTACGGGCGCCGGACGCCGGACCCGGCGCTGCCCACCGACGAGGATCGCGCCGCGCAGGGCCGGACGCTGGTGACCTCGGCGCACAACACGATGACCGCCTTCGTCGACACGGCCGACCACTTCCGCATACCGCTGCCCGCCGACGTCCGGGCGTACGAGATCACCGGGGCGCGGCCCCGCGATGGCCTGCGCTTCGCCTTCGAGGAGTGGACCGACGGCGGGCCCGGCCGGCGACGCCTGATCGACCACTCCCGGGTCCTGTACCGCCCCGACGACCTGGGCGCCGCGGCCGGTGACGCGACGGCGATGCTGCCACTCGGCGCGCTGGAGCCACGCGCGGTCGCCGGCTGCACCTTCCGGCTGTGCTTCGACGAAACCCTGCTGCGGCACACCTTCCGGCGCGACACCGACCTGCTCGACGACCTGGACGCGGTGCTGCGCGAGGGCGGCTACCGCAGCGGTTCGGAGCTGGCCGCGGCCGGCGCGTTCCCGGCCGGCGACCCGCCGGGCCAGTGGTGGCTCCCCGGCGACCTGACCTTCCTGTCCCCCGCCGGGCAGGACGGCGCCGCGGACGAGCTCGCCTTCGCCCGCCGGCACTTCTTCCTGCCGCGCCGCGCCCGCGACCCGTTCCAGGACGGGGTGACCAGCCGGGACCGGGAGGCGATCTACGACGGGTACGACCTCGTGGTGGTCGAGACCGTCGACCAGCTGGGTAACCGGACGACGGCCGGGCGGCGCGACGCCGCCGGATCGGGCGTGGACTACCGCATCATGCGCGCCCTGTACGTCACCGACCCCAACGGCAACCGGGCGCAGGCCGCGGTCGACACGCTGGGCATGCTGGTCGCCACCGCGTCGATGGGCAAGGAGGACGAGGAGCTCGGCGACTCGCTGGCGGGTTTCGACGACGACGCCCTGGACGACCGGGGCCCGGACGGTCCGCCGGAGCAGACCGCGCCGGCGCTGATCCGCAAGGCCGGCCGCCGGTACTGCTACGACGTCTTCGCCTATCACCGCACCCGGGACGACCCGGCGCCGCAACCGCCGTCGGTGCGCTCGATCGTCCGGGAGACCCACGAGTCGGACCTGGCACCGGGACGGCGCTCCGGGCTTCAAAACGCGTTCTCCTACTGCGACGGCTTCGGCCACGACGTGCAGAGCAAGGTGGAGGCCGATCCCGACCCGGCGCAGCCAGACCGGCCACGGTGGATCTCCACCGGGTGGCGGGTGCTGAACAACAAGGGCAACCCCGTCCGGGTCTACGAGCCGTTCTTCACCTTCGACCACGGCTTCGAGTACGGCGCGACCCGCGGCGTCAGCACGATCAAGTTCTACGACCCGGCCCAGCGGGTGGTGGCGACGCTGAGCCCCGACCACACGTACGAGAAGGTGACGTTCGGGGCCTGGCACCGCACCGACTGGGACCGCAACGACACCGTCCTGCAAGATCCGCGCACCGACCCCGACGTCGGCGGCGTGATGGCCGGGCACTTCGCCACCACCGGCCCGGACTGGCGGACCTGGCACGCGCAGAGGATCGGTGGCGCGCTCGGCCCGCGCGAGCGGGCCGCGGCCGAGCAGTCCGAGGCGCACGCGCGCACCCCGTCCACCACCCACCTCGATCCACTGCAACGGGCCTTCCTGACCCGGGCGCACAACGGTTTCCGGCCGGCGCCGGTCCTGCTGGACACCCGCTGCGAGTACGACATCGAGGGCAACCCGATGGCGGTCCGGGACTCGATGACGGCGCTGTCGCCCCTCGGCCGGGTGGTGACCCGCAGCGTGTTCGACCTGATCGGCCGCGAGCTGCGCCGCGACGCCATGGACTCGGGCACGCGGTGGACCCTGTGCGACGTCGACGACAAGCCGCTGCGGCAGTGGGACAGCCGCGGCCACCGCACCCGGCCGGTCTACGACGCGCTGCGCCGGCTGGTGCGGATCGCCGTCCGCGGCGCGGATCCGGACGACCGCGGCCGGGAGGTGGTGACCGAGCGGACCGTCTACGGCGAGTCCGCGCCGGACGCCGAGCGGCACAACGGCCGCACCCGGGTCCATCTGCATCTCGACCAGTCGGGCGCGGCGCTCTTCACCGACTACGACTTCAAGGGCAATCCCGTACGGTCCGTCCGGCGCGTCGCCGAGCAATTCCGCACCGTGGTCGACTGGTCCCTCGACGGCGCCGCCGACGCCGACCTGCTCGCCGCCGCGGAGCCCGCGCTGCTGCCCGGCGAGTACCTGGCGTCGTCGGAGTTCGACGCGCTGAACCGGGTGCGGACCCTGACGAACCCGGCCGAGGACGGCTTCGGCGTCAGCGTCACCCGGTACCGCTACAACCGCTCCAACCTGCTGCTCGGCCTCGACCTGCGGATCGAGGGCGGCACCGGCTGGACGCCGCTGATCCGGCACACCGTGTTCGACGCCAAGGGCCGGCGGCGACGGCTGGAGCGCGGCAACGGCGTGGTCACCACCTTCGACTACGACCCGCTGACGTTCCGGATGACCGGCCTCGTCACCACCCGGGAACGCGGCCGCCGGGACCTGCAACGCCTGGCGTACACCTACGACCCGGTCGGCAACATCACCGCGATCGCGGACGAGGCACACCGGCCGGTCTTCTTCCGCAACCAGCGGGTGGACGCGAGCTCCGGATACATCTACGACCCGCTGTACCGCCTGATCCGCGCGACCGGACGGGAGCAGCTCAGCCGCCTCGGCGCCCGGCCGCGCACCGCGGGTCCGCGGCTGCCCGGTGTCGCGCTGCCGGACGACCAGCGCGCGGTGGCCCGCTACACCGAGGAGTACGAGTACGACGACGTGGGCAACGTGACCCGGCTCCGGCATCGCGGTCACGACCCGCGGCATCGCGGGTGGAGCCGGACGTTCGCGTACGAGCAGCACGGCAACCGGCTGGACACCACGACGCTGTCCACCGGCGGGTCCACACCGGAGCACTACGGCTACGACCGGCACGGCAACCTGACGCGGATGCCGCACCTGGAGGCGATCGGCTGGAACCACCTCGACCAGCTGCGCACCTCGCGGCGCCAGCGGTCGGCGGACGGCCGCGCCGAGCGCACCTACTACGTGTACGACTCCTCGGGCGCCCGTACCCGAAAAGTCACCGAACGCGCCGGCGGCGGTGTCCGGACCGACCGGATCTACCTCGCCGGTCTTGAGGTCGTCCGGCGGCACGCCGGTGCGCACAGCGGACTGATCCGCAACACCCTCGCCGTCGGCGACGGCAAGAACACGATCGCCCGGGTGACCGCCCGCAACGACGTCGACGACGACACGCCCCGGCGCCAGATCCGGCACCAGATCCCCGATCACCTCGGCTCGGTGGCGGTCGAGGCCGACGGCGACGGGCGGCTGCTCAGCTTCGAGGAGTACACCCCGTACGGCAGCACGGCGTACCGGGCGGCCCGCTCGGAGGCCGACGCCCGCAAGCGGGACCGGTTCATCGGCCGGGAACGCGACAACGAGACCGGCCTGTACTGCGTCGGCGCGCGGTACTACGCGCCCTGGCTCGCCCGCTGGGCGTCGGCCGACCCGGCCGGGCTGCGCGATTCCACAAACCTCTACACGTACGCGGGATGCGACCCGGTCAACCAGGTGGACCGCAACGGCGCCTGGAAGGTCAACTGGACGCAGGTGGGCATCGGGTTCGCCATCGCGGCGGGAACCGTCGCCATCGGCGCCGCCATCGTGATGACCGGCGGCGCCGCCGCCGCGCCGCTGCTCGCCGGCGCGGCCGCGTTCACCGGCGTCAGCGAGGGCGCCATCGTCACCGGCCTGGTGCTGACCGGCACCGCGATCGGCACCGCCAACGTGATCAAGACCTCGGGCGAGCTGACCACCGGCAAGAACTACAAGGGCGAGCAGCTCTCCGACGACGAGCTCTCCCGCAAGCTGGGCGCCCTACCGGTCGACGTGATCGCCACGGCCCTGGGCGTCAAGGGCCTCTCGCTCGGCGGCGGCGGTGGCGGTGCCGCGGCCTCCGGGATCGCCGACATCGGCGAGGGCGGCGTCGCCGCGCTGCGCAACTTCTCCGCGCCGTCGTTCAGCCTCCCCAGCATCGTCGCCAACACCAAGGCGATCATGCCGGCGCTGAGCGCCGCGGCGATCCCCGTCGCCATGGCGATGGTCGGCAACGGCGGCGGCGGGGGCGGGGGCGGCGAGCCGCCGCCGGAGTCGAAGCCGCCACCCGAGAAGACGTCGTCACAGCAGCCGCCGCCCGAGGCGGGCGCGACGCAGAGCTCGTCGCCGAACGCCACCGCGACGACGTCCGGGCCGGTCTCCTCGACGCCGCCCAAGGTGACCGTCACCAACCCGGGCGGCGCCAACGGCGCCACCGTCGGCAGCTCGACGACCAAGAGCTACCGCGACACCTTCTTCAAGATCTTCCCGTGGCTCAAGGGCAAGATCCGGGTGCACCACGCGGTCGAGCGACAGGTCGAGAAACTCTTCCCGGGCCGGTTCACCACCTCCGAGATCAACTCGGCGGAGAACCTGCGCGGCATACCCAACGAGATCAACAACACGGTCCACCTGAGCCAGATCCGCAAGATCTGGAACAAGTTCTACCAGGCGTTCCCGAACGCGACCCGTGAGCAGATCCTCGCCGAGGCGCAGCGGGTCGACGACATGTTCGGCGCCTGTTTCACCCCGCCGATCAGGCCTCCGGTCTCGACCAACCCCACGCCGACGCCGGCCTCTTCGGGGCCGTGA